Part of the Vitis vinifera cultivar Pinot Noir 40024 chromosome 13, ASM3070453v1 genome is shown below.
TAATTTTGTTATGGGTGGCTTGAAAGGAGAGGAGATATTAAAAGATGGTGAAATGTGTTTTCAGAACCTATTATCAAAGATTATTCTTTCAACACTCCCATCATAGTAAATCATTTTTTGTGATGCATAATTTGACACTATTTATATTTGGACCAAAATTTTGTTCTAAGATGGAGGTCAATCCAGTcattgtaaataattttttgtgatGTATGATTTGATTCACGTTTTGACACAGTTTGTATCTGGATCAAAATTTTGTTCTAGATTGAAGGTCAATCTAGTTATTGTAAATCATTTTTTGTGATTGCATGGTTTGTTTCATGATTTGGTACATTTTGTATCTAGATCAAAAGCTTGTTCTAGGTTGGAGGTGGGAAAGAAAGACCACATTTCAAAAAAGGCTCcacattttaattatgattatttaattttattaatcatttttaaaattaaaagatatgtgAATTATAAATTCTAATTCACCattatttatatagaagaagaaaaaaaattaaatcaatatattttctttattttctctttggctccattttttctttatgtttttttattttatatatggtTTGTAAAATCTTCAACATTCAAACTTTAAGATCATGTTTGATTGATTGGATATAATATGAGATAGTATAAGAAATgagatattatattttatcctATATTTGATTGGTGATGAGatataataaattatctttCTCCTATCCTATGTTCAATCCAACATAAGATATGATAAGTGGTGaaatatattatcaattttttctcATGGTAAGATATGAAATATATCcctatatcaaaattttatttattttatcaattttttatctttttaatatactctttatacaaaataatttttttttattataaactaaattgatgattaaaaaagaaaaactgaaaaaaaaaaacatttataaaataatattaatatatcaaatataaattatttttatatattaaatgacatagtataaaaacaatttatttgtgaaatttaaatattttaatcatgaatattgttgaacattacaaaatttttattttttttaaataaaaaatatttgaatatgatataatttttattttaaatattaaaaataatatatatttcatattattttcttacttatttcaaaaattaaatataaatataatataatataacatattatatatatatatatatatatatatatatatatatatatatatatatcatatcaaatgaaatatgatatcttaggatatacatattatatcttattttatcCTGTCAAAGGTAACCtaaggttttatttaaaatatgtttggttttaagaaaatttgatgaaaaatgtaaaaaaaaaaaacaaaaaaaaaatgaaagaaaaaaaaataaaaattgaaggtagtaaattatttttcatatgctatttcaaactcattttacttattgtaacttttcaataaaaaaaaataaattatttgaaaatacatgattttttttaatgaattttaattacaaattttttatatatatttttcatattacaacttatgagaaaataattttcttttaatatttttaaatatttccttaatacttactaggaaccaaacatgaccttagTTTATTGAAGTcatagaaaaataacaaaagaaaaagcataAATATACTAATTCAATTCAATAAATACTTTCTCTTTCTATTCTCTAAttgcattaaaaaatttatatgtttttaaacaatctcattaaatgagaattttgaagaaattttttttttagatctaaagttttctttttcttcttatttcttttcccttttttttttcttttttttgaaaagcaaaaaactttttcttttcttttcaaatctaTGTTAGATGCAATACAAATTTTCAGAACAATTCCAATCAAATTGTCCATATTTTGGATATTTGATATTCCTTGTTCTTGGTggaatactaaaaaattttgaaaagcaaaACTTGGTTGCCGTCCAGTTGTTTGTCACAAATATTATAAGAATTAGAATCTTGGGGGTCTCGCTGATGGTAGTCTCGTAGTtgtttccaatttcaaaatcacttgtTTTGTAGGCACATTATTTTCTTCACAAATATTATAAGCATTTTTTTGGCATTTGCTTTGGACGTCAAGTTTTGACAAACTTCCTGAAATACCCTCCTCTGTTTTCTCATTCTACCATACAGTAAGCATGAGCTTGAGAATGGACAAGGGTAAAACAGTATTTAAAGCTGGATGAATTCTTCATCCTTTTCCCTACTTCATGTCTGTACACAAGCAGAGGCTTTTCCCACAAAAGCTTCATTTCTCGTGCTGGTTGTATTTCTCTGTGAGTCTTTGATTCCTTCATTTCGGAAGAAAAGATGGTTGTGGTGGAGGCGTTTCTGTCTTCCTTGTTTAAGGTGGTGCTGGACAAGCTGGTGGCTACCCCTTTGTTAGATTATGCACGCCGGATCAAAGTAGACCCAGCAGTGCTCCAGGAGTGGAGGAACACTTTGTTGCATCTCCAAGCAATGCTGCATGATGCTGAGCAGAGGCAGATTCGGGAGGAAGCGGTGAAGAGGTGGGTGGACGATCTCAAAGCTTTAGCTTACGACATCGAAGATGTCCTGGACGAGTTTGACATGGAGGCTAAGCGATGCAGTTGGGTACAAGGGCCCCAAACCAGCACCAGCAAGGTACGGAAGCTTATCCCCTCTTTTCATCCTAGCGGTGTGATTTTCAATAAGAAGATTGGTCAAATGATCAAGATAATCACCCGGGAATTAGATGCGATTGTAAAAAGAAAGTCTGATCTCCATCTGACAGAGAGTGTTGGAGGGGAATCATCAGTGACTGAACAAAGGTTGACTACTTCTTTGATAGATAAGGCTGAGTTTTATGGCAGGGATGGTGATAAGGAGAAGATCATGGAATTGTTGCTATCTGATGAAATAGCTACTGCTGATAAGGTTCAGGTGATTCCGATTGTTGGTATGGGTGGGGTTGGAAAAACAACCATCGCTCAAATGATCTATAACGACGAGAGGGTTGGGGACAATTTCGATATCAGAGTTTGGGTGTGTGTATCTGATCAGTTTGATTTGGTAGGAATAACGAAAGCAATTTTGGAGTCGGTCTCTGGGCATTCATCTTATATTTCTAATACCCTGCAATCACTACAAGATAGTTTGCAGGAAAAGTTGAATGGAAAAAGGTTTTTCCTTGTTTTGGATGATATATGGAATGAGGACCCCAATAGCTGGAGTACCTTACAAGCTCCTTTTAGAAATGGAGCACAAGGCAGTGTGGTAATGGTAACAACTCGTCTTGAAGATGTTGCATCTATCATGCGCACCACCTCTTCCCATCATCTTAGTAAACTCTCTGATGAAGATTGTTGGTCACTATTTGCACGCATTGCCTTCGAAAACATAACTCCAGATGCCCGCCAAAACTTGGAACCTATTGgtaggaaaataataaagaaatgtgACGGTTTGCCTTTGGCTGCAAATACATTGGCAGGTCTGTTGCGCTGTAAACAAGATGAGAAGACTTGGAAGGATATGCTGAACAGCGAAATATGGGATTTACGAACAGAACAAAGTAGAATTCTTCCGGCTCTACACTTGAGTTACCATTACCTCCCTACAAAAGTGAAGCAGTGCTTTGCATATTGTTCCATCTTTCCAAAGGATTATGAATTTCAAAAGGAGGAGTTAATTTTGTTGTGGGTGGCGCAAGGTTTAGTGGGTAGCTTGAAAGGAGGGGAGATGATGGAAGATGTTGGTGAAATATGTTTTCAGAACCTATTATCAAGGTCATTCTTTCAACAATCCGGTCATAATAAGTCGATGTTTGTGATGCATGATTTGATTCACGATTTGGCTCAATTTGTATCTGGAGAATTTTGTTTCAGATTGGAAATGGGACAgcaaaaaaatgtttcaaagaaTGCTCAACATTTGTCATACGATCgtgaaaaatttgaaatctcCAAGAAATTTGATCCCCTTCATGACATTGATAAATTACGGACCTTCCTACCATTAAGTAAGCCTGGTTATGAATTACATTGCTACTTAAGTGATAAAGTCCTACACGATGTATTGCCGAAATTCAGATGTATGCGGGTTTTATCCTTAGCTTGCTATAAGGTCACTTATTTGCCCGATtcatttggaaatttgaaaCATTTGCGGTATTTGAACCTTTCCAACACTGAAATTCGGAAGTTACCTAAATCAATAGGTATGCTTTTGAATTTGCAATCATTGATTTTGTCAAAATGTCATTGGCTTACCGAGTTACCGGCCGAGATTGGAAAGCTCATCAACTTGCGTCATTTGGatatttctaaaacaaaaatagaaggGATGCCAATGGGAATCAATGGATTAAAAGATCTTCGAATGTTGACTACTTTTGTTGTTGGCAAGCATGGTGGTGCAAGACTCGGGGAGTTACGAGATCTTGCACACCTGCAAGGAGCACTCTCCATTTTAAACTTGCAGAATGTGGAGAATGCTACAGAAGttaatttgatgaaaaaggAAGACCTTGATGACTTAGTGTTTGCATGGGATCCAAATGCGATTGTTGGTGACTTGGAGAttcaaaccaaagttctcgaaAAGCTTCAGCCTCATAACAAGGTGAAAAGGCTCAGCATTGAATGCTTCTATGgcataaaatttccaaaatggtTAGAAGATCCTTCGTTCATGAATTTAGTTTTCTTACAACTTAGAGATTGTAAAAATTGCTTGTCTTTGCCGCCACTTGGGCAGTTACAGTCTCTCAAGGATCTCTGTATTGTGAAGATGGCTGATGTGCGAAAGGTAGGTGTAGAGTTGTATGGGAATAGCTATTGTAGTTCAACTTCAATTAAGCCATTTGGATCCCTAGAGATTCTGAGGTTTGAAGAGATGTTAGAGTGGGAGGAATGGGTTTGTCGTGAAATTGAATTCCCTTGTTTGAAGGAGCTTTATATCAAGAAATGTCC
Proteins encoded:
- the LOC100261901 gene encoding putative disease resistance protein At3g14460, with protein sequence MVVVEAFLSSLFKVVLDKLVATPLLDYARRIKVDPAVLQEWRNTLLHLQAMLHDAEQRQIREEAVKRWVDDLKALAYDIEDVLDEFDMEAKRCSWVQGPQTSTSKVRKLIPSFHPSGVIFNKKIGQMIKIITRELDAIVKRKSDLHLTESVGGESSVTEQRLTTSLIDKAEFYGRDGDKEKIMELLLSDEIATADKVQVIPIVGMGGVGKTTIAQMIYNDERVGDNFDIRVWVCVSDQFDLVGITKAILESVSGHSSYISNTLQSLQDSLQEKLNGKRFFLVLDDIWNEDPNSWSTLQAPFRNGAQGSVVMVTTRLEDVASIMRTTSSHHLSKLSDEDCWSLFARIAFENITPDARQNLEPIGRKIIKKCDGLPLAANTLAGLLRCKQDEKTWKDMLNSEIWDLRTEQSRILPALHLSYHYLPTKVKQCFAYCSIFPKDYEFQKEELILLWVAQGLVGSLKGGEMMEDVGEICFQNLLSRSFFQQSGHNKSMFVMHDLIHDLAQFVSGEFCFRLEMGQQKNVSKNAQHLSYDREKFEISKKFDPLHDIDKLRTFLPLSKPGYELHCYLSDKVLHDVLPKFRCMRVLSLACYKVTYLPDSFGNLKHLRYLNLSNTEIRKLPKSIGMLLNLQSLILSKCHWLTELPAEIGKLINLRHLDISKTKIEGMPMGINGLKDLRMLTTFVVGKHGGARLGELRDLAHLQGALSILNLQNVENATEVNLMKKEDLDDLVFAWDPNAIVGDLEIQTKVLEKLQPHNKVKRLSIECFYGIKFPKWLEDPSFMNLVFLQLRDCKNCLSLPPLGQLQSLKDLCIVKMADVRKVGVELYGNSYCSSTSIKPFGSLEILRFEEMLEWEEWVCREIEFPCLKELYIKKCPKLKKDLPKHLPKLTKLEISECEQLVCCLPMAPSIRELMLVECDDVMVRSAGSLTSLASLYISNVCKIHELGQLNSLVKLFVCRCPKLKEIPPILHSLTSLKNLNIQQCESLASFPEMALPPMLEWLRIDSCPILESLPEGIDSLKTLLIYKCKKLELALQEDMPHNHYASLTNLTIWSTGDSFTSFPLASFTKLEYLRIMNCGNLESLYIPDGLHHVDLTSLQKLSINNCPNLVSFPRGGLPTPNLRMLRIRDCEKLKSLPQGMHTLLTSLQYLWIDDCPEIDSFPEGGLPTNLSFLDIENCNKLLACRMEWGLQTLPFLRTLGIQGYEKERFPEERFLPSTLTALLIRGFPNLKSLDNKGLQHLTSLETLLIRKCGNLKSFPKQGLPSSLSGLYIKECPLLKKRCQRNKGKEWPNISHIPCIVFDRQTTNEEVILS